One window of Syntrophorhabdaceae bacterium genomic DNA carries:
- a CDS encoding ubiquitin-like small modifier protein 1, with protein sequence MKIQLKFFASFREFFQDRYVELQSGANMRDLLDLLCDSSKRREEMFDGNELKPYVAILKNGKHIHDLNGLETKLEDGDTIAMFPPVGGG encoded by the coding sequence TTGAAGATACAACTAAAATTCTTCGCATCTTTCAGAGAGTTTTTTCAGGATAGGTATGTCGAGCTCCAAAGCGGGGCCAATATGAGGGACCTCTTAGATCTCTTATGCGATTCGTCGAAACGCCGCGAGGAAATGTTCGACGGTAATGAGCTTAAACCTTACGTCGCAATCCTGAAAAACGGCAAACACATTCATGACCTGAACGGTCTTGAAACAAAGCTCGAGGATGGAGACACCATTGCGATGTTTCCTCCTGTAGGCGGTGGCTGA
- a CDS encoding alpha/beta hydrolase has product TERKEGTTMNIKREIIQANGFGIPCVIVTPPDSRGAALIVHGYGGCKEEQLGLAWRVAEAGITACAIDHRGHGEHKLPLDEGVVHDVETAITYCRRFGKVAAIGHSSGGRICLMTSADFALGISPALKTTYSPETQGIITMMRSYRVRESFAGVNFEVLKKLPVPRSIHKERGLILFGSRDVPEIVAACKELQAQGNPVIEIDRALHGDIFLLEETFGRVVKQLAVWFGNA; this is encoded by the coding sequence GCACGGAGCGAAAGGAAGGAACGACCATGAACATCAAACGAGAGATCATTCAGGCTAACGGGTTCGGCATCCCGTGCGTCATCGTGACGCCTCCAGACTCCCGCGGTGCGGCTCTCATCGTCCACGGGTACGGCGGTTGCAAAGAGGAGCAGCTTGGCTTGGCCTGGCGCGTTGCTGAAGCCGGCATTACCGCATGCGCTATTGACCATCGGGGACACGGTGAACACAAACTGCCGTTAGACGAAGGTGTAGTGCATGATGTTGAAACTGCCATCACGTATTGCCGCCGTTTCGGCAAGGTTGCTGCCATAGGTCATTCTTCAGGCGGCCGCATCTGCCTGATGACTTCAGCGGATTTCGCTCTCGGGATATCACCCGCGCTTAAGACCACGTACAGTCCGGAGACACAGGGAATCATCACCATGATGAGGAGTTATCGAGTACGCGAGTCCTTTGCTGGTGTGAACTTTGAAGTTCTTAAGAAACTTCCCGTTCCACGATCTATCCACAAGGAACGGGGACTCATACTCTTTGGATCCCGAGATGTTCCGGAGATAGTAGCCGCATGCAAGGAGCTGCAAGCACAAGGCAATCCTGTTATAGAGATTGATCGGGCGCTGCACGGCGATATTTTCTTGCTTGAGGAGACTTTCGGGCGCGTGGTGAAGCAACTCGCTGTATGGTTCGGCAATGCGTGA
- a CDS encoding acyloxyacyl hydrolase, with the protein MRARILFSTNGQKHEPMTKLMAGVCLVCLSLFCAISSFSAEQAMSVGYGFGFLNPRKSTGHIQGGQMYDFFQVAYLYERASGLKNLDVTAQPWAAYVNRPNDGADVGFNLGIRYYPIRKDDWRPFLSAGVGAAYTTIGFEEQGTHFDFILQAGFGLRYKNFFIEDTFRHYSNGGTASPNRSVHANIVTVGYYFW; encoded by the coding sequence ATGAGGGCGAGAATTCTCTTTAGCACCAACGGGCAAAAACACGAGCCGATGACGAAATTGATGGCAGGCGTGTGTCTGGTCTGCCTCTCTCTGTTTTGCGCGATCAGCAGTTTTTCAGCGGAACAGGCCATGTCAGTCGGTTACGGCTTTGGGTTCCTCAACCCGCGAAAGAGCACGGGGCACATCCAAGGCGGACAGATGTACGATTTCTTTCAGGTGGCCTATCTCTATGAAAGAGCTTCAGGCCTCAAGAACCTTGACGTTACTGCCCAGCCGTGGGCAGCCTACGTGAACAGGCCCAACGACGGCGCCGACGTCGGTTTTAATCTGGGGATACGGTACTACCCGATCAGAAAAGATGACTGGCGCCCTTTTCTGAGTGCGGGAGTCGGCGCGGCCTATACCACCATTGGTTTCGAGGAACAGGGAACCCATTTTGACTTCATACTGCAGGCGGGCTTCGGTCTCAGATACAAGAACTTCTTCATTGAGGACACGTTCAGACACTACTCAAACGGGGGCACCGCCTCTCCGAACAGATCCGTCCATGCCAACATAGTCACGGTTGGCTACTATTTTTGGTGA